The genomic stretch GGTTAATAGGTGAAACATTAAGTGAATATCAGTAGTCACTGATGCGTTGGTCGTACAGCTCTTTAGGGAATGATAAACAGTCTCTTCATGCATGCATGACGCGTCGTTTGACATTAGGGAGGAATTTATAAGAGCTCGGTAGtattatttgcaataatatgtggtattcatttatattattcactGAATAGTACctacaatattaattcaataaggaattttaatagaaGCAATCTTTCAGATATACAGAACCTTCTTTTAgttactaaaataattttttccacaGGGAGATATTAtaggaaaagatataaatctaTTGTAAGATATTGACATCTTTTGAACTTGAACTTAGATCTTTTCCTTGACAATTAGAGTGTACCGTGTATGATACTGAGACTGTCCCTTGTACGGAAGTGGTAGGTTCCACGCGTTGTTGGTTTTATTGGGTCTTCCGGTGTGCGTGCTATGCTCAAGTTACTTTGGTGTTATCATCAGGGTGACTATATGGTTAACGCAAGTCGTTTTGCGTTTAGTATGCTCTTTCCCACATTTATAAACGTAGCGTAAATGTTTTCGCATGTTTGGGTggttttaatcgaatttaatttaaatttctgttACGTTTGTTTTTCTCAagtatttgatattaaaaaaaaaaaaaaaacacgcaAAATCTGTGAATTAAATTGTCTTAAGTttcttagaaataaaaatatttttgaaatattttcttttacatacCATCTATTgataatcaaaatatatttactgtTGTTCATTATGTACATTATGCACTACTTAATAAGTTACGAATTTAGAATAATgaacttaatatttatgaaatgatTTGTACGACTAAAAATATCATAGAGAAAACACTTGAGATGAAGTGTGTGAGAGAGTAGGATTAAAGCCTTGCTGACTGACTTTATACGAGGAAAGGTAAACATTGGCCATTGTCTACGCTTGTCTCTAAAACGTGGGAACGAGTCAAGTGTTTAATTCGAATGATTGCTGACCGGACAAACGCGGTCCACGCAAAGCTCATAAATGACGTTAGAATTAAATGATCGAGCACATCGCtccatatgtatatatacatttcgACATTGCAAGTGAAAGTGTTCTTTATAAGAAAAGGATTAACAAGATAACTTCTTAGTATGTTTTGTGTTATTATTTCTAGGATTTACGCAATacgcaaaaatatgtaaaatatagtacttattatactatttaataaacgaaacaaaatctttatttaggtttcatctttttaattattttcataaaaatatgaatttgtatcaAGTATCTAATTATTAACCTTCAAGCTTTTCGTGGCAATTGCTTCTAAAATTTCAAGTAGTTTGCTCTAGTATGTATCCTACTATTACCATAAGAGCAAATAACTTTAATTCGTGTTCTGTTTATATACTCAAAAGTTCATcgtctatatattattatctgtTATCTATCGAAGTTTATATActctaattataatattatcatttatttcttgtattaggaaaaatatttatctcgtTTAACAAAAATGCGCAACGCAACTAAATAGTGAGTGAAACCGTGACCTTGAGGGTAATAAAGGTTATCTATATCTCTTAGCTGCTTCGTGTTCGAACAATAATACCTCTTTTAGCAAATTCACAGTACATGACGAGTAAAGATCAACTATGCATGAAATAACTAAACCAATATTATGACTTTAAAGAAATGACTCAAGTGAACTACCCTTATCTTCGTTTATACTGTTTCTAACATATTTAGAGCAAGTTTAAAGGTTTTCATATGACACGAGTCCGAAGCGTTTGGTGTTCTTCCATTAGTAAATCgcaaatatttggaaaactattaggataaagagaaatattgCCAACAGTCCAAGttaataaattgattaaaaaaaaagaacattatggtatacaagaaatatttatgtaaaattttcaatatttataaaaatagtaatttgtataaaaattcacaatctCTACATTCCCGCCTCATTGGTATACATAAATAACTTAAAAATgaggaaatgaaaataataggTGCGATATGTAATCGATAATGAAGGTTTTATCCACTTTCGAAGAGGAGTGATCAAATCCTAAACGATTGAcacatattgtataaatagaGGCTCTCGTCACACGTTTCACAAAAATGTAGTTAGTATTAAGAGGCGTATGGAAATGAGTTGTCTTGATCTCGAGAAGGTTGTTGTTTAGCGAACGTTCTTACGAAACTTATGTTGCTTTAAACACTAGATTTGTAATACCAtctctttttcgtttcgcTAACGATAAAGCTACTTTCTTCTTGAAAATGTAGTATTCAAGTTGGAATAACATATCGATGTCTTCTAGGATTATTCTATATTGcagaataattacaaataaaaagttttatcaacattttttaaattacatacttgtaagtattttattgaattttcgcagaattttttacatacttaaaatatatgaaaatccCATAAACCTAAAAGATCCCGGTATTGGAGTCTGGAAACACAATGTGCcattttagaattaaaagtCTTTTGAGCACAGTAGAACTGTTTGAATATTGGGATCAGCTTCGACTTAATTATCAAGGCATCATACCCATTGAACTAGAAACAATGCCTGCACAACTAATGGTGTCTAACAAATAGGAGAGAGCAAAGTACACGGAGAATAACGCCCTACTTTTAGTTGAAACTATCTATCTTTTAAGGAAAATTCTTtggtaatattatttcttgaaCTTTGTTCGATACACGGGAATAATTTGGAAGACTCGTATTTGTAAAAACTttggaataattaataacttatGGGAATCGGTTAATACTCTTCGCCATCTAGCTGTGGATACGGAAACTAACTAAAGGAAATtctataatgataataattaaatttttggtaaaaacaaacaaaacaaaaagagacggtatttaatgtaattttgttgATTAATTATATGAATAAGATTGTAATAAAAGGGATGAATCTGGatgtttttattaatgataatttaattattaataattttcattatggCGCTTAAGTTAGGATAATTTGAGTCTAACATGTGTCATTTCGTTATAGATGAACCACGTTCAAGGTGTAGATCATGGGATGACGTAGGACCGACTAAAATGGAAACTGTCGGCCAAACGCACAGACAACATCCCTCCTTAGAGGCAACTAGGTCCAATACGTCGACACAGTCGGCTAGAAGCGAGGACTCTTGGTGCTCAGCGTCGGATCATGACCTTTCCTCGGACGACGAAAGTGAGAAGAGTAATATCAGTATTAAGTAAGCACCAATTTCATcggataaattttaataataaataatagctATGAATAACTAGATTTGGTGTCATTTATTGATATccaataattaaaagtttcataGTATCTAAGAAAAGAGATACCGATTTTccataatacataatttagatatttttatgaaatttaaactttttcatttaatgtCCTTTTTTCGAATTGTCAttaaagagaggaagaaatcTAATGACTTGAATCAGTTCATCGATACAATTGTTGTTGATTCAGCAAATCAATCATTGGTCTGCTATTTCTTCCCACACTGGCATCCTCCTGAGGGTGTATATAATTAATCGGAACAATTGTTAATTCTCCATAGAAGCAATTGCCAATTGAGGAATACGTTGCACAAGGCAAGGACGCTGTGTGACAAGTGGAGGCCACAAAATATGCGAGTGAACAATGCTGACCCATTGGATTCGCCCGGAAACCATGGAAGACTATCTAGATGGTTCAGCATCCGGAGAGGATCGACACAACAATATGATGTAGATTCCTCCGACACGGTATCCCTTACCAGTCCCATCAAAACACCTCAAATGCCGCAACTTTGTGAAGTAATTATCTAGAAGATTAATAtcttaaataagaaattattttgtacgttaataatgaaaacgaatagtattttttatttttataattttgattcaTCTTTCTCTATAGAGAATTGTTTTATactttgataaaagaaataattagtattttctatttatacaattattttgttacaaaattaaaagtctattaacaaatttattataaaaattattgcaaacaatataaaataaaacttttaagAAAAAGTTAGAATTTCTCCTAAACACCGATAGTACAGATTCACACAGATTTactgaaatatatatgtttcagGTTGAAGAGGAAAACAGTGCAATGGTGCAATTTCAGTGCATGCAGCAACGTAGGCAAACTCCACCCGCCCTTCCTCCGACACCTCCGAATTTAACTCCTCAACAGCTAAAACGTCGACATATAGTAGCAGCTATAGTACACTCTGAAAACAGTTATGTGTCCACGTTACAGAGGCTAGTGAACGTACGTACATATTAGTTCGAACCATTTTGTGTACATATGATTCCTTCGAAAAACtttctgtaaaaatatactttcctCTTCAGGATTACAAGAAACCATTAGAAGAATCCTCGCCGCCTATATTGAGCCAGGCAAAAATAGCAACATTGTTCCACAGATTGCCTGAAATTCTGCAATGCCATACGTTATTTAGAATTGCATTAGCTGAATGCGTACGTTCATGGGACAAGGACGAAAAGTTAGGAGACGTGTTTGTAGCAAGTTTCAGCAAAGCTATCGTTCTTGACATTTATAGTgggtttataaataatttttcagtagCTATGGATTTGGCTAAGCAAGAATCAAAAAGAAAGACTGCACTAGCCGATTTTTTCAAGGTATAAATCTATAACAATATTTGCTAATGATTACATTctataataattgaatttttatataatggTTATGATTGTATTTTAGGTGAAACAAATAAGTGCACACGATAGATTATCCTTCTTTGGATTAATGGTAAAACCTGTGCAGAGGTTTCCACAATTTATACTATTCTTACAAGtaagtatcttttatttttgtttttaacgaCTACATTGAAATAATGCAAACGTTTTGTTAGGATTTACTGAAACACACGCCACAAGGTCATCACGATAGGATGTCGTTGCAATTGGCGTTGACTCAATTAGAGAGTTTGGCGGAAATGTTGAATGAAAGGAAACGTGAAGCGGAACAGTTCCAAGCGTTTAAAGAAATGCTTCGACATGTATCTGGAAAATTGTCCCATCGACCTCTTTCGTCGTCATCTAGGTATCTTATAAGAGAAGATAATGTTACGCAGTTGGTAAGTTTAGTATATATCCTTAACGCCATTTCAGAGAttctaatataatttgtatcatTTATATCATGGTAAATTGTTTTAGGAATTTAATCAAAACGGCATGATAACGAAGTCTAAAAGAAGAaggttattattattgaatgaTCTTGTAGTGTGCGTTTCGGTAACTCCAAGATCCGCAGAGGATTTTAGCGGGAGTGAAAGACTAACTTTGAAATGGACATATCCTGTATCGGATATTGAGGTATAGGGACGGTATACAATTAATAACGATTACTAACGATTTGAAGTATATTTTTCATgacgaaaattaatatcatcaATAATAGTAACGTTAacaatattatgttatactaCAGATTCAGGATACAAGCACTTCACCAACGTTAAGTCGTTTACTGACTGCTGGTCTAAATAAATGCGGAAGCCTAAAATCTGACAAGAGCGGCGATTGCGGACAAGTGGGTGCAGATAGTCTCTGCGTAGAGATGAACGATCTAATGCATGACTATGAAGTCATGTCTAGGATAAGCGATTTAGTCGCACAACTAAAGGGTAAATACGAGGTAAGCCAAATTACATGAAACAAACTATGTTTACTTtgattttatacgtatacaaataaaaacattttgaattcAAAGGGTATgacgcttgagaaaactaaacaAATTCTGCAATCCATACAACTTTCAATACAACAAAAAGATGAAGACATGGTTTGGGCAGATAGTTGTTGCCTGCAATTAGTGACGAAGCAAGGACAGATGTACACGTTTCAAACCGAAAATCCTTTGGTGAAGAAAGACTGGATAACGGAGCTTAGACTAGCACAGCTAGCCTTGGATCCAAATAATTCGCCATCTTGGGAAGTACCTGAACAAGAACAGCGACCATCTACAAAAATGCCACTTTTCGTTAGTTCCCAACAAGTATATCATTCGCAACATCAGACAGAGGTAAGATTTTTACTaccataaaatattctttttttaattatttgcaaatataataatgattatatttctaattatcattttaattatcttttttaaatttttcaacaatgtttatacataataaaacgATGTTTCTCAGGTACGTTGCGGCTGCTATTACACCACGCAGAATCCACGTCCCACGAGGCGTCGTGGAAGAAGTCAAAGTTACTTGTGGATATGTACAGGCGACGGTATATCCAGTCACGTAACAGTATTTGGTCAATCCACAACAGCCTCGGCAACTTCCTTGAAGCAAATTACAGCTTTTGATTTGGTAGAGACTAGAGTCGCCGCCATAGAGTTCGTAAAGGGTGTTTCTTCCGATCCACTCTCATTAGCGAGCGATCTCGTGTGGATGGGTACGGACTCTCGAAAAATTTTGATCTACATCGCCTCGGAACCTGAGAAGCAAGAAGAACTTGGAAACTATTCCGTCTCAGGTCCAGTGATACAAATCAAATATCATTGTGACAACGTTTTCGTCGCCCTAGGAATTGGTTTACTTCTCCTGTTCAAAAGGCAAGTGGATGGCACTTGGAATCTGAGAGATCCGTTTGTAATATCCCTAGGCAGCGAACCGGTCTCTTGCTTGATGCCAATTAACGCGTCTGTCTATGCTGCTTGCGGCAAAAAAGTTTGGGTACTTAACGCAGTCAGTGGTGACATTACGAAAAGTTTCAGCGCGCAACACGAACACGTTGGCAGCGTGAAACTGATGGCTCATTCCGGAGTAGGTCTCTGGGTTGCTCTTAAGAATTCCAGCACCGTTTGCCTGTATCATACAGAAACTTTCAAACACCTGCAAGACATCAATATAGCATCCAATGTGTTGAGAGTAACGAGGTCGAACAATGCCTCGAATTCTTGTGGCGATAACTTAAACAACAATCAAACTGCAGTCACTGTGACAGCACTTCTAGCGTGCAAGGGCTTACTCTGGGTCGGTACAAACGTAGGCATCAGTCTGACGATTCCCCTGCCACGATTGGAAGGAGTACCTATCATTAGTGGCcgtgtaaatatttcatatcacGCGCACTTCGGTCCTATCACCTTCTTACTTGCCATTCAGAATCCAAAGAACACGATAAGCTGTACAACCGATGAAATCGCCGACGAGGAAACTGTACAGTTACGGTCAAAGGAATCTGATAGTAGTAGGAATAGGGATCGAGCAAGTTTGGATTCGTCTATGTCAAACAgtatattgaaattgaaacaaCAATTGGCGAGCAGCCCAGTAATGTTAAGACGAAAACGTAGCAAAGAATACGAGTACAGAGGTTCGAAGACACTTCCCAGAGGGCTCGGATCTGGTGGGGGCTTTCTATCAAGCTCGATGTCCGGATCGCAGAGTTCTGGAGAGAATTGCGATGTCTACGGCTTATACGGAGAATTAATGTATGTGAAAGATTATGAAAACGAGAATAGCTCTGGCATTGATTTAATTTACGAGCCACTAAGAAGAAGCGATCCAGAACTGGCAGCCATACCAAATAAAGTTAGTACCTTAGATCGTAGACTGAAGATGAAAATCACCAGACCCAGATCGCTCGACTTGTCGAATTGGTCAGTCGATTCTCATGCAAGTTCTCTCTATACGTCTTCTGGCTCTGAAGAGAATCTTTCATTGAAAACTGGCAAATTATCTCGAAATAGTAGTACAGCTAGTCGAAATGGTCCTTATGAAACGACTACTCCCAATAGTAGTATAGCACAGTCTGTACCGGAAACGATATCACCGCCCAATAATTTGAAAACGAACGGTAAGAAGATCAATAAAACGTTGCAACAAATTGAACAGCCTAAAAAAACCGTTCTAACATTAATGGGTGGTCGAGGTTACATCAATTGGAGACAGTTAAACGCGCAATCGGTCACCGACAAAGGCTCTAAATCGGGTTACACTTTCAAAGATCCCAACAGCAACGATGCCCATATCGTGTTGTGGGAAATGAAGTTATGATACTCAGTTACGCTAGGCTTATCATTACGCCAGTATGGatagaaatgtttaaaaaatgcttTCAATAGCCGATGGTGAGCTCTGTAGTATCGGCGTATAGGaccaaaaaaggaaaaaaaaatcagAAACTATTGTCAAACTGATATCCACTTAATTAATAAGGATACTCGGTAAGGATTCGTTAATTAGCGTAGATTTTAAGTTTAGTCGCAACGAGTGTTCGATATGAATATCTCTTGGAACTATGTTTGAAAACGATGTTCAACATTTCTCGAACGTTCTTATCGTTTGCAGTGCAAAGATCTAGTTTTTTCGTGTAGCTCTCTAAACACAGAAAGAGGAAGCAGAAAtctcgtattttattatacactCTTTAGTCCTTCAACACGGTCAAGATCTTATATTCCTTTCTCGTAGGCTGTTGTGTTTCTTTCGTGTACACTcgtatatgtttatttatatttttcttttatttaaaagagtAAAAAGAGGAAGCACGTTTAACGGAAGAAAAGGCGTTgggtatatgtgtataactatataaacgtaattaaatattggGTTTTGAAAATATGTACTGATATACGAGTGTGCGCGTTATTGGAAGAAAGAATTAATCTTTCAacgtgtattttaataaacattgttATTTCTGTAGTTACGTATAAAAGCAATTTAAAGCAGTGGtattcttataaataatttaacaaaaaatcgAAGATTACTAAtggattaatttgaaatttaatatggcGGATGAAAGTGGACATAATTTGAATAGCattgatttgaaattgcagaTTTCGAGCTTTTGTTATTCGGTGGGAATCATGTGATGTGCACATGAATTTGTAagatatatgaatattaaacgTTATCTTACGCTTTATACGCAGGACGTTTCGCGTCGTGAGGGAAAGACGATAGAATTTTTAAGTGTTTCTCgtgttttcatttcaaatcttgtaaatgaaagtttaaaagAAAACCCCAATTTTTGTAAGCTGGGGACGAAATAAAGTGCACAGAGCAGCGCCTGTGATTTAATCTTTTTGATGCATTAACTGCGCCTAGCATACGCAAAATCTTTGacaatattaaacattttctttaagTTTTTTCTTgcatcgataaaataaagaaaaaaaaaaaaaaaagaaaattcaaaatatagaaCCAAATTTATTGGACACATTTAGTTTTTTTATTGGTAgaataaaagtgaaaaattttgaagtttGGTTTTTCTAatgctttaaaaaaaaatgaatctCATGTTGCTATTGTTCTTTACTAAATGATGTTATAGATCATACggtaatatttaatagcatTTTTTGAAGGTacgtaagatatattttatatcttttataaacgttagtacgttgaacatttttgatatatattttactgcCAAACGCGATAAAGATTTCtcaaaagaaggaagaaaaatggtGGTTGAGAGAAAGGATGCGCAAAACAAAAAGATCTCTGAAGATCGATGACATTGCATGTTGTCCGTTCTTTACTTGTGATATGATCGACcaggcaaaaaaaaaagaggtttaaaaatggaaaaaagttTATATCAGTTACCCAGTGAGAGAAGTATATCGTAGTTTTGTCGCAAATGTGCTGTTAAGTTTTTCGCTACCGGCATGGACGAACGAGTCTGCGTGTACATATCATATTTTccgaggaaattaatttttatatcgcaaATGAATCCTggatagatttatattttgtacactacttttttttctgtttaggtttatataaatatatacataaatgtaatcttattttgtatttatacgAATGATACATACACGTGGAATTTATTCAgcaatactttattttatacacaCGGTACACGCACACGttatacacacatacattGCGCGcgcatatatttattacttaaaaaaagTCGTAACGTTGTATTATTGTTATGTACGAAACTCGAAAATTTTGTTACGTTAGCGTTCGAAAAAGCTATTCGATTCAATGATTTTCACTTTGTATTGCTATATTGCtggatattataattatttaaaaaacgaatgtataaaattatttattccttcTACCTTCCACTTTCtcaataattatgaaatatttgcaatttcataattaacaaCAATTTGAAGATTAATAGATTTGTGCTACCATATGAGTATGTAAGGTTTAggtagtaaaataaaattctgaataATATTGGTTTTCAGATATACGGTTTATTCTTTGTACAATATTACGATAtgtttacattataatatggcgcataaataatttgttattccTACATATAATTCTACTCATATCgcttcgaatatttcataacGCAGAAAACGaatttacacatttttttattcctacgttaataattttcataagacTTACTACGATATGCATGAATAAGTACGATATGTGTACTATACAATATGAAATGTTAAGTATTTTACGTTTCACTACTTTTGTCAGTTACTTTTTTTCATGAACTTTTTACGTACAATAAATCTTCTACAACATAGTTTTGTTCctgtaaataattctttaaaagtTTCCTTCTCACGAATTAGAATatgatgtatatttattacaatgtacaaattagaaaataatcatCACTGAAACAAATCGCTGGTAACAAAAACTCTATAATGTTTCGTTAACATAAGTGTAATatctcgaaaaaaaaaatcataataaagACATTACAGAAATTACACATTTACAGTAgcattcatttaattattttcatctcactacttaatttcaatatatgtatatatttattatacatgaCAGAGAattcatttttgtttcaagactgtatgtatgcatgtatgtaACAAACTACTAAGGTTTTTTTACTCTGGTATGGTGCTCTATTAATTCTACATTATATCtatagttatttaattacaatcatCTTCATCTGTTTgcttacatatacatatatcatgaTAGTAGAGCggaaaatgaatttatctACATTGCAGTTCTAATACAGAAATACAAGCTTTGTTGACAATCACTTAACAGATCGCTATATATAGCGGTATTTTCTTTTAAGTTAAAAATGATGATTTCTCTTGATTGCAACTTCGAAACGTGGATTCGATTACATAAATTCTCAGAAATTACAATTTGCAACATCTTAGAACGTTAGTTTCTTGAAACTTTACTTTCTATTCcctgttttttattttaaagtactaaagtataaagtaCAGCAGAAAAGATGCACATACAAACAGAATACTTACATTATATATTCAGTTTGTGATAACATGAAATATCCCCcttttttatgcatataagttgtttgttgtatatttataaacctCTTAATTAACATATCGtaatttgttcatttttctCCATCTTCAaacatatttcgatatttaattatatgctTAAATCTTACATggtatttcgtttaaaagtaTATCAAAATCGAAAGGCGCAAATCGACAGTGTTTGTTAAAGAATCAAACGCACTGTAACTCCTTAAcattaaaatacgaatttgtCTTTCATTGTAAAAAGCATGATTGATTTGCCGCGTCATACGAAGTGCATGTACGGGTTTCCTGTTTCAAACCTTTTTCTTATTAGAGTGTCGCCATAACTGCAACTGTATCATTCtattacatgtatttataaaatacctatatatacatatacgtacacgTATGTAATGCAGATAACATAATAGATAATACCTGCCCGAGCTGCCTCTATTCTGTCGCACACTTAAATATTTGGTGCTGTTTTtaacttaaaatatatttaattcacGGGGAAGTTGAAACTTCTCCTTAGAGACGGTagatgaaaattatgaaatgttCATTCCATAAAAATTAAGTGGAAAAAAGATATGGTTACCAATTAAGagttattatgaaatacataatactgctagaaatttgtttttatccaatttaatgaattttcaatattactgtttctgtttttcatttctgtaatattgaaaatatcattAGAAACTTATAATGCATACATATGTCAGCTCTC from Bombus pascuorum chromosome 2, iyBomPasc1.1, whole genome shotgun sequence encodes the following:
- the LOC132916866 gene encoding rho guanine nucleotide exchange factor 10-like protein isoform X1 codes for the protein MASSLGGPGMASGVPSPRRVNLEFPPPPPYPPPHSQMACPGLVDPVPVASPMASSAHQHPLQDYSYAYFEPGPSRLHGTYPAEVGLNRVQPQQQQQLRADSFKRHTYMTRYGTEENIYEEISEINRQCHRALHGSRRSLVAEEVRRVQSRHRRVLGELNLSVEAMLMPTVADNNDEDEPQDQRGASTEELLSSVSPTDDLLSPVGCDMDSGFSGSSSASYRSGLGSLRRGMGKTSTPELAGGQRKTKAAMIWKKGWKGWKKLHSFGNNSNKTDEPRSRCRSWDDVGPTKMETVGQTHRQHPSLEATRSNTSTQSARSEDSWCSASDHDLSSDDESEKSNISIKSNCQLRNTLHKARTLCDKWRPQNMRVNNADPLDSPGNHGRLSRWFSIRRGSTQQYDVDSSDTVSLTSPIKTPQMPQLCEVEEENSAMVQFQCMQQRRQTPPALPPTPPNLTPQQLKRRHIVAAIVHSENSYVSTLQRLVNDYKKPLEESSPPILSQAKIATLFHRLPEILQCHTLFRIALAECVRSWDKDEKLGDVFVASFSKAIVLDIYSGFINNFSVAMDLAKQESKRKTALADFFKVKQISAHDRLSFFGLMVKPVQRFPQFILFLQDLLKHTPQGHHDRMSLQLALTQLESLAEMLNERKREAEQFQAFKEMLRHVSGKLSHRPLSSSSRYLIREDNVTQLEFNQNGMITKSKRRRLLLLNDLVVCVSVTPRSAEDFSGSERLTLKWTYPVSDIEIQDTSTSPTLSRLLTAGLNKCGSLKSDKSGDCGQVGADSLCVEMNDLMHDYEVMSRISDLVAQLKGKYEGMTLEKTKQILQSIQLSIQQKDEDMVWADSCCLQLVTKQGQMYTFQTENPLVKKDWITELRLAQLALDPNNSPSWEVPEQEQRPSTKMPLFVSSQQVYHSQHQTEVRCGCYYTTQNPRPTRRRGRSQSYLWICTGDGISSHVTVFGQSTTASATSLKQITAFDLVETRVAAIEFVKGVSSDPLSLASDLVWMGTDSRKILIYIASEPEKQEELGNYSVSGPVIQIKYHCDNVFVALGIGLLLLFKRQVDGTWNLRDPFVISLGSEPVSCLMPINASVYAACGKKVWVLNAVSGDITKSFSAQHEHVGSVKLMAHSGVGLWVALKNSSTVCLYHTETFKHLQDINIASNVLRVTRSNNASNSCGDNLNNNQTAVTVTALLACKGLLWVGTNVGISLTIPLPRLEGVPIISGRVNISYHAHFGPITFLLAIQNPKNTISCTTDEIADEETVQLRSKESDSSRNRDRASLDSSMSNSILKLKQQLASSPVMLRRKRSKEYEYRGSKTLPRGLGSGGGFLSSSMSGSQSSGENCDVYGLYGELMYVKDYENENSSGIDLIYEPLRRSDPELAAIPNKVSTLDRRLKMKITRPRSLDLSNWSVDSHASSLYTSSGSEENLSLKTGKLSRNSSTASRNGPYETTTPNSSIAQSVPETISPPNNLKTNGKKINKTLQQIEQPKKTVLTLMGGRGYINWRQLNAQSVTDKGSKSGYTFKDPNSNDAHIVLWEMKL
- the LOC132916866 gene encoding rho guanine nucleotide exchange factor 10 isoform X5 — protein: MLNKKDEPRSRCRSWDDVGPTKMETVGQTHRQHPSLEATRSNTSTQSARSEDSWCSASDHDLSSDDESEKSNISIKSNCQLRNTLHKARTLCDKWRPQNMRVNNADPLDSPGNHGRLSRWFSIRRGSTQQYDVDSSDTVSLTSPIKTPQMPQLCEVEEENSAMVQFQCMQQRRQTPPALPPTPPNLTPQQLKRRHIVAAIVHSENSYVSTLQRLVNDYKKPLEESSPPILSQAKIATLFHRLPEILQCHTLFRIALAECVRSWDKDEKLGDVFVASFSKAIVLDIYSGFINNFSVAMDLAKQESKRKTALADFFKVKQISAHDRLSFFGLMVKPVQRFPQFILFLQDLLKHTPQGHHDRMSLQLALTQLESLAEMLNERKREAEQFQAFKEMLRHVSGKLSHRPLSSSSRYLIREDNVTQLEFNQNGMITKSKRRRLLLLNDLVVCVSVTPRSAEDFSGSERLTLKWTYPVSDIEIQDTSTSPTLSRLLTAGLNKCGSLKSDKSGDCGQVGADSLCVEMNDLMHDYEVMSRISDLVAQLKGKYEGMTLEKTKQILQSIQLSIQQKDEDMVWADSCCLQLVTKQGQMYTFQTENPLVKKDWITELRLAQLALDPNNSPSWEVPEQEQRPSTKMPLFVSSQQVYHSQHQTEVRCGCYYTTQNPRPTRRRGRSQSYLWICTGDGISSHVTVFGQSTTASATSLKQITAFDLVETRVAAIEFVKGVSSDPLSLASDLVWMGTDSRKILIYIASEPEKQEELGNYSVSGPVIQIKYHCDNVFVALGIGLLLLFKRQVDGTWNLRDPFVISLGSEPVSCLMPINASVYAACGKKVWVLNAVSGDITKSFSAQHEHVGSVKLMAHSGVGLWVALKNSSTVCLYHTETFKHLQDINIASNVLRVTRSNNASNSCGDNLNNNQTAVTVTALLACKGLLWVGTNVGISLTIPLPRLEGVPIISGRVNISYHAHFGPITFLLAIQNPKNTISCTTDEIADEETVQLRSKESDSSRNRDRASLDSSMSNSILKLKQQLASSPVMLRRKRSKEYEYRGSKTLPRGLGSGGGFLSSSMSGSQSSGENCDVYGLYGELMYVKDYENENSSGIDLIYEPLRRSDPELAAIPNKVSTLDRRLKMKITRPRSLDLSNWSVDSHASSLYTSSGSEENLSLKTGKLSRNSSTASRNGPYETTTPNSSIAQSVPETISPPNNLKTNGKKINKTLQQIEQPKKTVLTLMGGRGYINWRQLNAQSVTDKGSKSGYTFKDPNSNDAHIVLWEMKL